The genomic stretch GTGACAACTGTCTCTGGAGGATCCTCAATTGAAGGGCTTGGAGGTGGCACAAACCAACTTACACAGTCCCCATGATTATTTGTAGGTTCAAGTATTTTCTCCCCTTGACTGCTAAGGTGGTGAGGGTAAAAGAACTCGGTTTCAAGGAAATTGCAGTTTATAGTGGCGATGACTTTCTTGGTACTCGGATCAAAGCACCTATATCCCTTCTGGTTTACCCCATACCCTACAAACACACATTTGGTTGCGCAGGGGGAAAGTTTGGTTCTCTCATGTTTGGGCATATGGACGTAGACAGTACACCCAAAGACTTTAGGTGGCATGCTAAGGGTTCTAGTATTTGAGCTTGTTGGGAAAGGATGTCAAGAGGGGTTTTTGTGTTCAAGATTTTGGTAGGTAGTCTGTTCATCAAGTATACCAAGGTTGCAACAGCTTCAGGCCAAAGGAAGTCTGggactttggattcaatcatAAGGGCACGGGTGATTTCTAGAATGGTTCGGTTTTTCCTctcagcaaccccattttgttcgggtgtaTAGGCACAAGATGTTTGGTGAACAAAACCATTTTTCCTAAAGAACTTTGACATGGTGTTAttgacaaattccctcccattatttGAACGAAGAATTTTTATGGTGGTGTGGAATTGTGTTGGAAAAACAGGATAAATTTATCAACAACTTCGGATTTATGTTTTAGAAAATAGATCCATgtcattctagtgcaatcatcaatgaatgtcacaaaatatcgaaaaccacTACCCCCAATAACAGGTGCAGAACCCCACACATCGACATGCACTAAATCAAACATAAATTTCATACGAGTATCTGAAGGTTTAAAAGACTATcagtggctcttggccaaaacacatgtcTCACAGGAAAAATCTCCAGGTAAGGAAAAATCGGGAAACAAAAGTTTGAAATAACCATGAGAAGGATGTCTTAGTCTTCTGTGCCACAGCCAAGCCTCCTCTTTCGTGGACCCGTGAGCTAGCATCGGACTGCCATGTTGAGCTACCACATCCACGTAATAGAGTCCTTGGTTCTCAGTGTCACGCCCAACGATCCTCCTCGTCCAAATATCCTACAAGTTACAAAATTTTGGATACATTAGGAGTGTACAATTCAGCTCTCTTGTCACATGACTCACTGACATTAGTCTCTGAGACCAGCTAggaacaaataaacaatttgaCAGTCGGAGGTTACGGGAAATTTCTATGGTTCCAGCCCCGGCTACCGTAATTAATTCCCCATTTACGGTTCTAATGTAGGTTGTAGTCACTTCCCCAAAATCACTAAAATCAGATTTTTCTGGAGTCATAGTATCTGTGGCACCACAATCCAAGATCCAACCCTTCCTATCAATATTATCGATATTTTGCACAGAAAAAGCTGCAAAAATATTCATCAAAGGTGCAAAACAGTTTTGAGTTAAAATCTGGGGGTGTAATTCGGATTTTTGAATGTCATGTGGGGTAATTTCACAATAATGCATATCTGGGGGTTTCATTTTAGGAGGATGGGGTATCAAGTTTAAATCATGCAAATCTGGGGGACCATTCTGAAAAATGTGAAATAACTTAGGATTTGATCCAAGatcaaaccctttacctcccGAGTGAACACCGCCGCCATTCCATTTCTGCGGCTCCGTCGCTCCAGCCCTCTCCACGAAATTTCTGACCCGAACCCCTCCGCCACCACCACTCCCACCGTTGACATCTGGGTAGTAGGCGTTGTTCAGTTGGTTTGCCCCTCCGTCTCGGTGTTGATTTTAGGCGATGTTGTGTTTCTGTCTTATCTCTCTGATCCCGATGGCGGCCTGCTTTGATTGAGCTCTCGCTTTCTGCCGttcatcccaccattccgggtatCCCACCCGGAGAAAGCAGGTCTCCCTAGTGTTTGTTCTTGCCACAGTGAGAACACCACAGCTTGCTTTTGTCGATTTTGCCTCCGGTTTGGTGACTGCTTCCGGTAGGCGGCGGTCGCGGTGGTCCGTTCCTTTTGCTTGGTCGGTCTCTCTGTGCCCCGAATCAATAGCCAATTTCTCGCGATGATGCATTGGCGCTTCCTACGCCGGAGTCTTCTAAGGTTTTAGGGGATGTCGGTGGCATGATTTTTAATCGAGCCACCTCCCTCTGGACCCTCCCGTAAGCCTCTTCGACTAAGGGATATGGCTCCTCCTTGAGGACATCCCTTCGGATTGTGTCATACTCCTGATTCAGCCTCGTGAGGAACTTGAATAGTCTGGTCGTGTTTGAGAATTCCCTGAATTGCTTAACTCCCTTGTCACAGCAGTCGACGGGTTGTTTTCGACATCGATCCACATTAATCCATAGCATGTGGATTCGCCGATAGTAAGTTTCAAGATCCAAGCTTCCTTGCTTGAGTGCAATCGCCTTATCCTCCATATCGTATATGAGGTATGGGTCCCTCTTGCCTTCAAAGGTTACGATGAGATTATCCCATATGGCTTTCGAGGTTTGGTGATGGGCGAAGTCAGCGATGATGTCGTTTTCGATGTTGTCGATGATCCACGAGAACACCACGAGATCAGTTTCCTCCCAATCGGCATATCCGTGACTCTCTGGTTCCGGTGGGTGATCTTTGATGTGCGAGTATCCTCCTCTGCTCTCTATTGCGACTTTCATTAGTCGCGCCCACAAAGGATAGTTTTTCCATTCAATTTGAATGCAACAGTAACATTCTTGCTTGTTTTCCACTTTGAAGGCTTAATTTTTGGTTTGGTATCTCCTTCTGAATCTGAATCTGACATGTTTCTTGTGCAGGGATTGGTTTTTCTAGTAGGGTTGGTTTTTCTGATTTGGTTTTGGTCTCTTGACCGAGATATGTATGAGCACGactatgatgaaatttttctgagccGGATCTTTCTCTGCTCTGACGCCATGAAGAAACGATTGGGAGAAGATTTCATATATTTACTTGATGAATATCACACAATATGTTACATTATTATATCGGCATAGAATATGCATATATGGTAAACCTAGATTATGGATATCCTATTCTATCTTTGATAATAGATCAATTTACAATCAATCCCATTATTCTCGGTATCTTCCAACAAAAATATTTGATTACATGTATAAAACAATTGATGAAAAAGCATAAAAGTGAGAATTCACGACATGGATTTCCTCCTGTTGGGAGTCCTACCTCGTACCTTAGTCTTAACCAGGTAGGGCCCGATCCCATTAATCTCAGTCCCTTGCTCCATCTCTGCAATCCTGTTACCCTTAAAGCCCGAAATCCCGAGCTTCTTCCAGCTGAGAAACGACCCCCTCTTCTTCTCCGACAGCTTCTCGATCTGCCTCTCCATAGCCATGCACTGGCTCTGCAGCCTCAGCACCTCCTCCTTTAGCTTCTTTATCTCCATCTGCTGCACCCCCGTCTCCCTCTTCGACAGGCACCTCCCCGGCAGCTCAGCCGGGCTTCTTGGCCCACTCAGCGTCCCGCTCCAATCCAGGTGCTTGTTCGCCAGCCGAGACTGCTCCCACAACAGCACCTGGATCACAGCCCGAACTGGCAGCCTGTCGTTCTGGGCAGCGTGTAGGCACGCCTCCTGCGTTAGTTTGTTGCAGTCGATCAGGCTCCAGATTGTCTTCCTTTCCTTCTTCGATAGCCTCGGATGTGCCTGCATCAGACCAaaaatttaactgacccaacAATACACGTGACTTAAATCACATTGGTAAATGAAAGTCTTATGTGCTACTACTTTGTTGatcattaaataattttaagcTGGAAATCCCTTTTATCATGATATCAGATTAGATTATCGACTGTGTGCCGAAATTTTATCCGACACAATAATGCATCGGtccaaacacaaaaaaataaaaaataaaagttactaactcAGCATTAAATATTTCTTAAAGGTCATATCCCACATGCTAAATTGATATTTCACCATCTTTTCGTCTGTTTTCAGAAACGTGTGTCTTAGTTTTGTCATGCATGTATTTTACGTGCCAACTTCTTTTGCAGAAAGAATCTTTCTAATGTGCCTTTTTCAAACACAAATCTATCATATCGATATAAATAAGAACTAACTAGTAGCACTATAATTCTATATAAGTTTATGAGTTGTTCTACTTATTATCAATTGGTTTTTAATCCGAATCCTAGAATTAATATGATATCGGAATAGGTCGCCTATTACAGACTAAAATTTTAACCATTCCAAAAATGTACTATctgacaaaaacaaaaaatattgacTTATTCAAGAGTATATCAGTGATTAAAAGTTGGTCCATATGCCACATGCAGAAATATCTTAATTGATGAAACTAAAATAGACCCagacaaaataattaatttagattCAACGGCTCTTAATTATACGAAAtcgaaaaataataaaagtgaaataatatagtagtaacatttttttACCTTAAGGTAAGTATCAATAGCGCGATAGAGCCCATCATCTATGGGGCGGGCGTGCCGCGGAAGAGCGCCCGCGAGCGCGCCGAACTCCGGCAACGCCAAACACGAGTCGAGGGCGGCCTCCGCGAGGTAAGAGTCAACGAGCCTCGCCACCTTCCCCAGGGCCGCCCCGCCTCTAGAGGCCTCCTCGGTGTTCACAAAATTCCCCACGAGGCGGAGCACGAGCTCGACGTCGAGCAACGTGGAGCTAGTGTGGCTGAAGGACGGAATCATGAGCTCTTTCAGCGAGGCCTGGTCGAGCTGCCGCGAGACGCGCTTCTCCAGCTCGAAAAGGCAGGCGGGCTCGACTCGGACAATGTTAGCGGCGCGTAGAATCCTCAGCAGGAAGTCGGTGGGGACGGAATCTTTCTCGGGTGGAAGGATTCCCACTAGAGATTCGATGATGAATCTTTTCTTGGTCCATGAGAGGGTCACGCTCTCGGCCGGGTTCCCCGAGGTGGCGGCTGGCCTGTCTGAAGACTCGTCTGACGCCAGCTCGGGGAGCCATATCGAGGCGTAGCGAGTGATGATTGAGCCGATGAGGTCGGGACTTATTTTATTGCCCTTGATTTCGGAGAGAGTTTTGATGAAATCATCCATTTAGAGAATAttgttgtttttatttcttttgtgtGAGTggtaatatatataaaaaatgtgaaaacaGGACAAATTTTGTAGGAGAATTCTAGctctactaataataatatactatattatTTCACTTGCCAATTTTGTCTTGATCAATATTGAAAACGAAAGCTTGCAAGAAAATTCCCTTCACGAGGTTCAACATTTGGATTAACTGGATGAATTTGATGTGAATTATATAAGTTGAGTATGTAACATTTGTATATCGTACTGTATTTCAGTAGTTCATGTCATCTCCTCAAAAATTACTAGACATTTAATTTCTTCTTATTCAAAAAGCAATTCTTGAACAATATAATGAAATGTTAAAAATGGTGTTTTATGATGGGGTTGTGTATAATTGCAGTAGATTTGCtaatgtaattttcattttgcaGTAGTATTGGCCGGCCAAATTTATGTGGACAGAAAATGATGATAAGATGGTAAAAAGAAATAGGAGGGGAGAGAGACAGAAATCACTTTCaaactttctatctcttttgttATTTCATAATGAATTTTGTCCATGGCAAAATAGAATAAGCCATAGTCTGTCACTGGATGGAATATTTGCATTCACTTTTCATTGTCATAAGTGGTGGATAATGCTGTCactttatttatgtttttccCTATTAAACATGTGATAATCTACAATTTAACAAAAGGTAAAATAAAGCAATGAggcataaaaaaattaattatcacAACTCACTTGAATGAGATTTCTGCAAATCTTTCACCTGTTTTAAAAACTACGAAGTACTACCGTATTATAAAAAGGAGCGAACCACAAATGGTACTTGATCTTTCACTTTTACACATAAATGATacttgatctttattttatatcgtttttggtgattttcaccccaaaatgccctttaaacaaatacattttctcatttgtGTCTTAAAGGATATTTTGGGCATAtacaaaactagtaccaaaagtgatattataatatcttttctcattctcctcactctttatactattattattaataatattaatattattattttgatgttataaattaataattaatttattttttaatgtcgTTCAAATATACTCAATTACTAAtaaactagtattaattaataagtaattatagtataattatttaaattgtgaatcatataatattatataataataactattactattattattttatactaaATTACGGAGCTAGGTttaaagttttatttatttatttattaattttgggtttaattattgttttggTAACTTTTTTACGTTTTATGGAACTTGTCATATAGCAATAGTAGTACTGGTCGTTACATTCCAATGGAACTTAGTACAAACTCTTGCATATAATATTAGTATCAGGTTCTCATATTCGTGTCACATGTAACAGATTCCTGAGTTGTAAATAATTGTTTTAACCAAATCAGAAAATTGGttaaattttagaaatttctaaataaaacattttaattAAAGGTAATTACAATTGGTATTTAGTGAAGATTTCTGAAATAACTTTGAAAGTTTTGACTGCACTTTATGAACTGAACTTCCAAAAGTAGATACAAAAAATGACATAATCTTTGAAATATtcaataactaatcaatatagtcttaataaaaattaaaaattgtatattatatttataataatataaacaattgaatatttttagttaggtgtttcaaacctaaaatgagtataaaataatctaattactaatattcaattgatttaattagtttaaataattaatttaattagaagttttgttcttgatttatattatgaatgcaattagattTATGTacaaaacactaaaaagaaagaagaaaaagaagaaaaagaaaaaagaggaaacataaactaaggaggaaaaagaaagaagaaaacgaagaaaaataaaagaagaagaatatatagaagaaaaaaagaaataagaaaggaagaaaaaagaaatcacATATTTGGTACCATTTAATTagaatttccaaaaatatcccccataacaaaaaaatcacatgtttggtacctatgattatttttgtcatggaGTACCAAatacgatataaaataaagattaaaTACTATTTATGTGTGAAAGTGAAAAATCAAGGACTGCAactctataaaaggaagaaaaagTTAGGCACCCCCTTAGCAAACTGTATAaacaaaaatagtactccaggTACGTTTTGGCAAGTAAGAGTGGAGCCAAAAGGGGGCTAGCTAGATAAAATTTGCATGAATTATGATTGTACAATTGTTTACATTTGCATTTTTCTTAAATATCAAAACTATGTCCATGACTATTGAATTTacgatagaaaaaaaaatgagtcaCAACCACTTAGAAACTGTGGTAAGTGGGAGTCGAATTCGGACCAGTTCAACACAAGATTATTTTTTATGCAACTTAGTGCCCGTTCGGTTGCCGTTATTCACCACCACGACAACGCCCGACAAACCATGCAATCCGGCGTTCGGTTTGCAAAACTCGTTCTTATTTCGGCCCGCAACTGAGTTCCTTATTTTCAAGGCCTGATACTAAATGCAtgagagcattagcaatggggcgccctatggcgcgccacgtcaacagttttatcctcctacctccccacctgcagtggggcgccctaaggcgtgctctaaggtgcgccctattgcgcgccacatcatcattttattgttttgtttaattaatttaactgttttcaaataacaagtaacgagtaaataaaaaacggtgtaaataacaaacggcgaagttttaataaaaaaaagttacatcattgaactaataaaaaaaactaagtcggatcAATTCCCAACTttcgacgcagctcatcgagtaacgcccggagatattcggcttcgtcagggtcggtacacttcttgagggccctgtgcgtctgcaacatcgtccttgccatcgacgctgttgctaacgactcaaacgcggtggccgtctgggtcgggagctctaccgggaccggagcttgggttgcagcggtcgacgatgaggtcgcggtcgccttccccttggccttcgcagccttgacgccgggaggacaccggaaggacaccggtgtgccggaactcccttcatccacgtacgtccggttgaggtcaaccgggtgactgccgctgctcgtgtagtcaccaacttcggtgaccttcatcctcttcggcgcaccagtgtgcagaattccaccttggaacttctgcttctccctcaagagcgcccagatggcctcgtgcttgaaatcgccgaacatcgaccggtacgacaacatcgctttagTGCGCACGTCGCTCGAGCTCTCGCCGCTCAcctgtgaccgcgtgaacttctcgaactccgccgcgtacaagttcacttgcttcttgacttgatcccagtgcttgcggagttgctcacgcttgcgcttgtacgcggtcggcggcttgaccgaattgtagaggtccgcgatgcgttcccagtacgcgatctgtcgctggttgttcgcgaatatcggatcttccgatatatctacccaacaccgggccaaagtgagagtttcgtcgtcgttgtagttcgtacggccgggggcgtactcatcgcaatcaccgggaggcggcaacttcagcgcccgctgccggttccgcttctttctggctggggcggaagcggtcgcggcggggtcaggatcggccgctgcggttgggcggtgcggagacggctccatgtcagacaacccatatgattccgtactgaaatcgggatcgtaatgggtgttggtgtcgaacgaacgataatcgccgggttctgtacccggccaatgcgcccctgcgctaaacgtaggactattggggcttgaatccatttcgtagtaattatgtaaatgtaagtttcgaaaatgaaatcgcgtgaaatgaaatgttacaaatgaacggtatttataaaaaaacgaaaccgcgtgccatcgtccgcggtcgatcgtccgcgacctccacaatggggcggacgatggccatcgtccgcgacaaccgcaatggggcggacgatggcgcggacgatggcgcggacgatggccatcgtccgcgctttcctccgcgaccgaagtatagggcgcgactatcgtccgcgccctatggcgcgcacccacaatgggtgcggacgatggatggcgcggacgatgcgcgccatcgggcgtgccatcgtccgcccattgcggatgctctgacTCTAGATAATGCATGACTCTAGATCGGACCTCCCCCTCCGACTAACATTGTCTTGGCAGAACACAAATTTCTCTATTTTTCTTTGCATTTACTtacacctctctctctccaaatcaACACGTTTACTTGCATTTATCTCATAAATGAAGATGTCACTTGCCTGTGGAATTGCCAAATGAAATTAGAGAAAATCGAGGATGGCGActaataagagaaaaaaaatgcgAGATGATGTTTTGAGTTCATGACTTTTGTGAATTTCTATGTTCACAAGTCACAACAGAGAAGAAAATGAGTATGATAATTAGAATGATAAAATAAATCGTATTCAAATTAGGGAGAAATAACACGTGGAAAGTGAAACTGTCTTGCAGTTTTGCTCTCATTAAATTGGACTCCATCACTTCTCAATAAATTGGGTTTGATGCTGCGATATCATGAATTTACGGAGGTCCACATTAATATGGGCTACTacgggcattagcaatggggcgccctaaggcgcgctctatggcgcgccacgtcagcagttttatcctcctacctccccacctgcagtggggcgccctaaggcgcgccacgtcatcatttttttaatatttacaaaatccatatgaatttaaaaaaaataataccgCGTGCCATCAtccgcgtcgatcgtccgcgacctccacaatggggcggacgatggcgcggacgatgaccatcgtccgcggccatcgtccacgacagccgcaatggggcggacgatggcgcggacaatggccatcgtccgcgctatcctccgcgaccgaagtataaggcgcgactatcgtcagcgccctatggcacgcacccgcaatgggtgcggacgatggatggcgcggacgatgcgcaccatcgggcgtgccatcgtccgcccattgcggatgctctaagggtAATTTAGTAAATTAATTTCCATGATAATCCCATATTTAATCTCATACTTAATCTTGGTAAAATTTTATACAACCAACCGAACATCACCAAAAGTGGAGACGCAAAACTAAATACAAGATTCATGTCACAATTTCAAGAGCCAAGATCAAAGTACACACATTGATCGACGGCTGAGATCAAGTAACAGATCGACAGATCGTTCTTGGTTTCATTATTCATATAACATGACCAAAAACTTCATACGAGCAATGAAAACCAAGAACTCTCATAAACTAAAGTTGTAAAACTAGAGCTGCTACACTTATTGATCTATCTATCTTTCCACCATCCTTGCCTGTCAATCTATTGATCATGTAGCTTCTTTGGGGACAGGTTGTCGCCTAAGGCCGAGCCACGAGAAAGAGAGCCGTTATCACCTTCATCCGAAGACACTATGGGGATCTTGACACCTTTTCTCTCCATCTCCTTCTCGAGCTCTTCCTCTTTCCTCAGCGCAGTGAACTGCCCGTCTAGAGATCTGGCGGCGCCTAGCCAGGCGAGGACGATCACAAGGAGGATGCCGCCTAGATAGGGAGTCGAGTTTGCTAGGGATCCGAAGGTCAAGATCATGAACTGCTGAATTAAGGCACCCCCGGATTTTCCCAGAGGATTGCAGACTACATCAATGGCTGCTTTCCCTTTAACCTAAGACCAGAAAACGAAAGTTCGCCTTAACTCACTCGTTACAGACATGTAAAGCACTGTATGTGAAAGTTAGGAACAAACCTTTGTGTCCTCATCCAGCGGAATGTATGCCATTTCCTTGCACGGATCGAATAAGCTGTACTTGGCGCTCTTGCTGAATATGTTTTGCATTGCTCCGACATAAACGGCTGCTAACAGTGGGGTCATGCCGAATTTGGCGAGAGTTGGGGCGAGAGGGTGTCCGAAGAGAATCAAGGAGAAGAAGCCGACACCGGTTAGGAGCAAGACGGTTGGTGTGATCTTCGCTGCAGCCCCCCAACCATATTTGTTGAAGATCCATTGGCTCAAAAGCATCATTGTGAAAGTTGCAATTCCGGTAGCAGTTGAGAAATCTCCCATGAAAGATGAGTACTCATTTGGTGTTGGGAACTGCACGATTTCGAAGGTTAGATGCTTGAATCAACAATCAGAAATGGTACGAATCAATGAATAGCGTTATTCCACCTGAGCTTTGAGCTTCGACTTCCATGTAACCTCGACGAGGTTGATACTAATACCGTATGCTACCACTAAAGTAGCAAGATCTCTTATGTATCTTGAAGAAACCAAGAACTTCAAGCTCTCCATCGTCCCCATCTGTGGCTTCTCCTGGAAGAAAATGAACAACATGTTTAGAAAGTACTAACACGAACCAGCTCAAAAACTCGAGGATGCTACAATATATCCCTAAAAAGATGCTGTAATGCCAAGTGTTCAAAGGTTGAATTTCTTGACTGAAAGTACAGAGAAATGTTAGCCAAAATTACGAACAGAGCGCCTCATATCGTGATACTAAAGCTATGTTAATGGAATAATGAAGCTACTATTTCTTGGATGTAGTTACCTTCTTCTTCTGACTACGGGTGGGGAGGGGAACGTTATGATTGACCCACCAATAAAGGAAACAAATCGCAAGTCCCATCAGCACCACGATACTCATCATTCCCTTTAGTGAGACGGCCCAGCCATCAACACCAGGACCGAGGTTTTCTCTCAATTTAGAGAAGTATTTCACAGTTCGACCAGAGAAGATAAGCGCTACATTTGCTCCGAGCCCAAACAGGGGATAGAATTTCTTGGCTTCATCAACAGTGGTAATCTGCAATACAGAACACATTGCAAACCTCATGAAATATCATGAATGTGCAGCTACACAAATATACGAAAATATTtgaccagcactaatgcaccaaAACTATAtggaaagaaaatgaaaaacacaAAGGACACTTCGCAATCCATGTTAGTTCAAGAACAAGCCAACATCACTTGAGATCGGCTTATCCAACAATAGCAAGACTTTCAGAGATTAATATACTAACAAATTAGGCATACTTCGATTTTCAGACA from Salvia splendens isolate huo1 chromosome 4, SspV2, whole genome shotgun sequence encodes the following:
- the LOC121799211 gene encoding root phototropism protein 3-like, whose translation is MDDFIKTLSEIKGNKISPDLIGSIITRYASIWLPELASDESSDRPAATSGNPAESVTLSWTKKRFIIESLVGILPPEKDSVPTDFLLRILRAANIVRVEPACLFELEKRVSRQLDQASLKELMIPSFSHTSSTLLDVELVLRLVGNFVNTEEASRGGAALGKVARLVDSYLAEAALDSCLALPEFGALAGALPRHARPIDDGLYRAIDTYLKAHPRLSKKERKTIWSLIDCNKLTQEACLHAAQNDRLPVRAVIQVLLWEQSRLANKHLDWSGTLSGPRSPAELPGRCLSKRETGVQQMEIKKLKEEVLRLQSQCMAMERQIEKLSEKKRGSFLSWKKLGISGFKGNRIAEMEQGTEINGIGPYLVKTKVRGRTPNRRKSMS
- the LOC121797931 gene encoding plastidic ATP/ADP-transporter-like, whose translation is MQAILQPKGLLSFPSSPKTRAFISQPSCDLRYRFNPINSFSKPVTLNKTSLSPNGFSKLQSEPQNNRNRHLCRAEAAASSADGQPPKFMGLDLVTLKKIIPLGLMFFCILFNYTILRDTKDVLVVTAKGSSAEIIPFLKTWVNLPMAVGFMLLYTKMANVLSKQALFYSVIFPFIAFFGAFGFVFYPMSSYIHPTALADNLLNLLGPRFLGPLAILRIWSFCLFYVMAELWGSVVVSVLFWGFANQITTVDEAKKFYPLFGLGANVALIFSGRTVKYFSKLRENLGPGVDGWAVSLKGMMSIVVLMGLAICFLYWWVNHNVPLPTRSQKKKEKPQMGTMESLKFLVSSRYIRDLATLVVAYGISINLVEVTWKSKLKAQFPTPNEYSSFMGDFSTATGIATFTMMLLSQWIFNKYGWGAAAKITPTVLLLTGVGFFSLILFGHPLAPTLAKFGMTPLLAAVYVGAMQNIFSKSAKYSLFDPCKEMAYIPLDEDTKVKGKAAIDVVCNPLGKSGGALIQQFMILTFGSLANSTPYLGGILLVIVLAWLGAARSLDGQFTALRKEEELEKEMERKGVKIPIVSSDEGDNGSLSRGSALGDNLSPKKLHDQ